The Tigriopus californicus strain San Diego chromosome 10, Tcal_SD_v2.1, whole genome shotgun sequence region tttttgaattgtGTCTTGGTGTAGACCACTGAAATCATCAACCAATGGAAACCAGTTTGTTATGGCACAAACTTCTAAAATTATGGACTGTGAATGAGCTACCCGCCAAatcgacctgctcttggtcatagcaactctgagccacctttcgaattaaagtaaagAAGTAAGAAATGTAGATATCCTCAACTGcaggtaggtcatttttacaattttcttgtcaagtgggttgtttcaaagttatactGTCAAAAGCTTAAGGAGCTAGCTGGCCAAGAGCAGGGTGAAAAGGCCAATTTAtgtatgtagtgtttacttgTGATGTGTTTTGAACCGGAATGTCagcttttttgcttcaaggaccttggttagggctcccatcacggGGTAAAGAGGGTGgacaagcaaaatcaaaactgcTTCAATGAGTGGCAAAATGTGACCCTGCCTTTCCAGGTCTCAGAACTAGGCCTCCTTTCAAACTCATTCCTGATCTTGGGGCTTCATTTCTGGGCCCCTTTTTGTTGAATTGGGAGGcctaccagaggttcttcaaactaaatagctgattttccagTTCAAAACCCATCACTAGTGTTTACTGgataactttggacattttttctcattttttctcttatgcaaactctaagagacaATGAAACACATTGTAGAGCCCTTTGAGGTAAACGGGGAAGTCATAGCTCTCTtgtgtgttttcaatttccaagagtttagaagcaacagctcattgctctattgatgagtttgttgagattggcaaggcttgtcaagttgagcgtttaaaTGATCATGTGGTTACAGAGCAAGacgctttagaggccatcagggacttgaggctttcaagttctcctggccctgatggcgtgacatctaAGTTTCTagtgagatgctcactggttcttgctcctgttttctcgtgcttgatgcgttgcatcttggatcagggcaagttcccctcttttctgaagctagctcacgttgttccaattttcaaagggtgAGATAACTCGCTCCCcaataactataggccgatttctctcccttcgaatattgcaaaggtgtttgagaagaacATGAAGTCCATAATTGCTGAAATTCtggaagtcaatgaagtcctttttCCTTGTCAGCGctggttccgagcacattttagcagggttatccaactgattgagcacttagagcaggtcattgagggactggacagacacgagtcagttgatgctgtttatcttgatttttgccaaggcctttgacaaggtataTCATGGCCTGTtggttaacaggctccatgagattgggatccaaggcaaggtgctcaattggttaaggagtttcatttctgggaggaagcaattggttaaggttgtgggatcccttagtgacatacatgatgtcaagttgggtgttcctcagggttccattttgggtcctcttcttttcatcatctttattgtTCCGCTttagaagcttggtagtaatAATGTCAGTATGCTGATGCTGATCCTATGCTGATGTatcctatgctgatgatgcaaaattggtagttggcaGGGCTAAACTTATATATTCAACACGATCTTGTTGTCTTATGAAGTTGCTTTTTTGGtataaagtgaacggttcaggagataagaaatttttgcttccgttcgcagcCCGCATCTCTAGAAGTCGGTGGTTATGGTTATGGTCACCACTGCAAAGCCTCTTGAAAATCTTATAGCATCAGTTCTTGAAGGTTTTGACATTATAGAAAACAATCTTTGAGCACCTAACTATTTATGATATCCTTGATGAGCACTTGAGCATCAAGGAAATTAACTCTCCTTTACCTTCTATCTCGCAAGCCATTAAGAGATAAGCTGTTTTAACATTAGAGCAACGCTAAACATTCTAGGTATTGTAATGGGAAcaatattgtttttgaagtAGTGCATGCTGATCAGAACCATGTTAATAGTGGCTTTAGAACTTTGTAATATGATATTGGTAGAAGAAGAAATTGAGGAAATCAGCTCAGAAACTTGCATAAGCAGATAAGTCTGTGGACTAAAAAATGGAGAAACATTTCCGTTCAGCAAATCAATATCATGTCATTATGAtatatgaatgaaaatgtatatttttctttttgaaaaataaaaaaaaagagttataaaacaagaactttcaaaaattCCTAATAATATACAAATAGTTCCAtaagcaaatcaaaaaaaagacCCGCCGTCACATAAGGGCTTGTACATATTCAAGGTAACAATAACTTTTGAGCAATCACATGGGAATATTCGTTGGCTAACCGTTCATAAATAAGTTTGAGTCACTGACGAGTGATAAGAGCAACAATTGGACGAATATCTTACTCTTGTTTGGAAATATTTATTCCTTACAGGTAATGAAAGAATATGACCATGGCCATGAAGATATTGCACAAAATGCTGACCAAGAAGGCGAGGAATCTGGAAGGCTGAGGCATCTGAAAATGAGAGGATTGATTCTGGAGATTTGAGCTTTCGCATCGCCTGAGAGTTTGTCTCAGGCCTTACTTGAAATAGATAGACAATGGAGTGCACAATTCTGGCCAAAGTGAATATTCGGAACAAATTGATGGCGACGAAAGTGGAAGGACCGGTTGTGCAATAGGCAGCACCGAGGAACAGAAATGGAAAGATTGTCTCCATGTCGTTCAAATGAGCTCGGCGGACCCGTTCCACGGATTCATTGTTCAGATCGATTTTGCCATTATTCATTGCAGCATCCTCTGGATTGGAGAAAATCTAAAAATAACAGAAATTATCGAATGAAACGTTATCTCCGGATTCCTGTGTTCCACTAAAATACAATCCTTACCTTCTTAGTAATCCTTTGGTAAGCGGTCGCGAATGTCATGGCCATGGTTTTCAAAGTCACCACCGTGGCGTAAAACAGGTACGCAGAGATGATTTCGGGATTGACGTTCATGATGTTCATCATTGCTTTTCACTTTGTCCAAGACTTCTGTTGTTATGATTTGAGGTTCTGCACTGTTTCAGGCCTCACAGCTTCCCCAAGCAGAGCAGGTTTCAGTCTGGCTTCTTTTCCACTCATTCTACACTTATTTTTCACCTTCAGCGAAGGGCTGGCCAAACCTAGAGCTGTTCGAATACGTACACATTGTACACTTGCACACAATACTTGTATACTGCAAAAGAAGCAACATCGACAGCTTGTCCAAAAGAGGGCACTGTTAATGCGGCAATTCTTTGCGAGACGGGTACAAATGGATGAATAAAAGCTGTAGTCAAATTTACGATCGGCCAAGTACAATAAGTACGGACAAGAGGGTGTACAAGAAGAGCGCTGAAATAGTCAAATATTCCAAATTAAATGCGCTTTCAAAAACGCCCATCAATCAGCAATTGAGCTATCATTTCTTAAGCTAACTCATGCTAATGTCAGTCCCGTTCTCAAAGGAAAATAAGTATaagattcattcatttctggCTCACTAAGcgcttgatattttttctccAATCCAAGCTAAGACCTTCAGCTACTTATCGCTCACGAGTCCTCAAAGCCTTTGCTAAAAGGAGGTGGGTTTTTATAGCATAAGTAAACCACTGATGTTTCAGCACGTGATGGTCAAGCCGTGCTCCGGGATTGAGTCCGTAATCACGGAAATGTTAGAGGAAGGCGACAATCTTattgaaattgatcatttgTATTCGGCATAGGACAGTTTTTAAAAAGCACTTTTGTCACTAATCCTGGTAGTCTTCACTACAATCGCAAATGTTTGTAAGGTTGCTGATTGATTGTACTCGATTTGCTGAACGCGTTTACCCTTTTCAATGAATCAAGAATGCCTCCCATCATCTCTTCACCAAATTGTCAA contains the following coding sequences:
- the LOC131887800 gene encoding microsomal glutathione S-transferase 1-like — its product is MMNIMNVNPEIISAYLFYATVVTLKTMAMTFATAYQRITKKIFSNPEDAAMNNGKIDLNNESVERVRRAHLNDMETIFPFLFLGAAYCTTGPSTFVAINLFRIFTLARIVHSIVYLFQMPQPSRFLAFLVSILCNIFMAMVIFFHYL